In the Triticum aestivum cultivar Chinese Spring chromosome 2B, IWGSC CS RefSeq v2.1, whole genome shotgun sequence genome, TTTTATTGATATTTGAATGTTGGGTTACTGTTATTTAAGAAATATATTTATTTCAGTTGTTTACAATTGGTGCTGCAACCTCAGTGAGATATCCTCCCACTGTATGAATATCTTGCTTTAAGCTTACCCCCCTACATAGACCTAAACTGTCCATGGATACAAATTTGGACTTCAAGGCTTTTAAGCTTCAACACATTCATCTTGTTTAACTTAGTGAACCTGATTCTTACTCTGGCTCTATTTTGCTTCTTTCAGGCGATGCTTGAGTACCTCAATTGGTGCACATATGTCTATAGGAGATGAGAAGGTTGATCCGTATGTTCACCtgccccaacttgcttgggacaaaaggctttgttgttgttgttgtcgttgtcgttgacgttgtcgttcttgtgGTTGCTCTTGTCATCGTGGTTGTCGTcatcctcgttgttgttgttgttgttgttgtcgttgacgttgtcgttcttgttgttgttgttgtcgtcgtggttgtcgttgttgttgtcgtcatAGTtgtgtcgtcgtcgttgttgttcaCCTTTCCTGTTTATCAACTCATGTGAAAGTTCGACGCACTGGTGATGTTTGAGTACTTCAATTGCTGCACCTATGTGTAGGTGTCCTCTGCTACAGTTATGTTCAACTGTCCTGTTCGCCCAGCTCAACTTACCTGGGACTAAATGTTGTGTTATTGTTCACCTCTCCTGTTTATCAACTTATGTTAAAGGTTTAGGCACTGGCGCACTGCCATGCTATGGTCCTCTTTTGCCATacatgtgttgtgtgtttgtttATCAGCCTATGTTACTAGGGTTCTGCTGTATATTGCCCCAAGTGAAAAGTTGAAACGTTGTGGTACGGGGCGGGGGGCTTCTTAGTAGATACTACAAACGACACAAGTAACTGGGGCTGATTCAGATAGAAATTGAGAAAAAGAAGGTTTAGGGCAGAACAAGAGAGGGATACAATCTAAGACATGGGTGCCTGTTCCAAAACGAAAAGGACAGTAGTTGGGTGCGACTCctctttttttagagaaaaggctcaGCCTGAGTCTGAAGTAGGTTTGGACCTAatccggctttgaattaacaaagccatcaaccagcCATGCTTACACGAACGAAATACGAACACACGACAAGAAACAACACGAAACACCTGAAAGATACAAGGGATATCTTCGAGCATcaagggaaaccctagatccggttttGCGGATCAGACGGTGACGGCACCCCGGCGTCGTTCTCCTTCGTGAAGGCGCCGTACTATTTTGCTCGCGGTGTCCTCGGCGGTAGATTCGAAGATGTCAATCGTCTTGTTGGTTTGGTTTGGGTTGCGTCCCAGTGTGGCGAGTTTAGGCGTGTTTTTTCTTCTTTGGGCTGAGCATCCCATGTTTCTCTGCTCCGGTCACCATGTTCACACCTCTTGCATTCGTGTCATGTGTCGTACCCCCTGTACTCACTGTTAACTTCTTCTATCAATGGAATggtacgcaagctttgcgtatttcgcgaaaaaagatACAAGGGGGCACTCTGCACCATTTACAACACATCGGAAAGCTAGTAACTAGAGATACAGAGATAAAGCACAACTAGCAGAAGTAGATGACCGCACTCTCAGGCGCAAAGGACACAGAGCAGTAGAGGCATCGCTGGGACATCTTGAACTGAATGGACGACAAGAACAAGGATGAACATTGGAATGGTTGTGTTAGACGATAGGCTTGTTGTGTCGTGTCAACTTGTAAACATTGTGGTGTATGCGTGTGACTTGTTGTACATGGCAGGTGGTTAGGCTAGATAGATCTTTATCTCCTTGTGTTTAGCTTGGAGTAGAGGTCAAGTCTAGTAATCACCGGCCGACCCCTGTATCTTGTGATGGCTATTTAACACGTACGCGTCCCTGCCAGAGAGGTATACGCTCCCACCAGATTCTTTCATGGTAATCAGAGCAGGCCTCGACATCATCCATGACAAGCTCTTCCACTTCCTTGCTATCCTCTCCATTTGTGCACGCCGCAATAGATAAGCTTACGAGAGGTAACGAAGCTCTATTGTGTGCCACCGTTCTCTCGGCAATCAGGGGGGCTCGGATGGCAGAGTTCCTCGAAGTCGAGCAGCCGGTGCCGCCCCAGACCATTGAGGTCACCGGCGCCGACGGCAAGACCAAGTCCAAAGCTCCCAATCCGGAGTTTTCCACGTGGTACGCGAGGGATCAACATGTGTTCTCTTACCCGCTGACCTCTTTCCCGCGCAAGATGGCAATTCAGGTGGCTACATGCCACACCGCAGCAGAGCTGCGGAACACGGTGCAAGGCATGCTCGCATCACACACGCCTGAAAGTACAGTCAATGTCCGGATCGCATTGGCGAATCTTCAGAAGGGCAACAACAACATCCCTAATTACGTTGGTAAGATTAGAGCTTTGTGTGATGAACTAATGGCTTCAGGGAAGAAGGTCGATGAAGAAGATGTTGTCTCTCACATCCTTGCTGGACTTGACGAGGAGTTCGACCCCGTGGTCTCGGCCATGTGCTCCAGGGTCGAACCGGTCACTGTCCCGGAGCTGTATTCACAGATGTTGAGCTTCGAGACTCACATGAGTCTGCGCGGCGGATCCTCCCGGTCATCTGCAAACGCCGCAACTCGCGGCCGCTTCAACAAGAACAATGGCGGCGGTGGTGACCGCGGCCGTAACTTCCCCAACAAACAGACTAGAGGCAGTGGTGATCGCGCCCGTGGCAACTTCCCCAAGCCGCCCAACCCACCAAACCGTGTGAACGGGGGCAACAATGACAATGGCGGCGGTGGTGGGAACTACACCAACAATCCCTCTGCCAAGCGGACCTGCCTCCGTCGCATATCCCTCCACTCCGGTGACCATTTCTCACACGCACAACCCCTTTTCGAGCAGAGGTCGGGGGGGCCGCGACGGCTCACCACCATACAAGCGAGCCCGCCACGACGCTGAGGCCGGCAGCTCCAGCAACCCGATTGAGGCATGGCGCTTGAAGTAGGCCAGGGAGCGTCGCGCCCTCTCCCGCAACAGTGGACGGAGGGCATGGAGCAAGTTCGATGAGATCGAGGAGAACCTTTGGCCGACCAGCAAGGGTCTCCGCGAGGCAAAGATCGAGCTCCACGTGGCAAAAGAGGCGTTCGAGGCAGGAGAAGAGGGCGCCGCTGTGCGGCTCGAGGTGGCCAAGGAGGGGTACCAGCTCGCGTGTAGTCTCTACCGCTCCGCTAAGTACTACCTGATCAATGTCAACCCCTAGAGTAGTTTAGAGTTAGGTTTATCTATACTATGTTTTTAAGCTTGTGTCTCATGAACTCCGGCGAACTATGGTGACATGGAGTTTAAGTTTAAATTATGCAGTATTTGTATATCGGATCTGTTCTGCCGGGCGTTCCGCGGTACCATAAATTCATTTTGCAGGATTCCTAAAACGAAAATTTGTGGTGCCGCGacaggatctgctagagatgctctaaggttgCATATGTGAAATTTACCAAATTGAGGATCACAATTCTTAATTTTCTTTTAAACAATTATTATTAAAAAAAACATCCTCAATTCCTTAGGCGCTGATGTGTTTTTTTTTGCAATGGGGATGCTGATGAGTTTGCAAGGGTGTAGGTGCGTACAGCGGGCGCACACGCTTCAGTGGACCCATTTGTCAGAGTAGTACTCCGTCTAGGGTTTCCAATTCCATTTCCGCTTGGGCCTGCCGGGCGCCGCCGCTGATCCCGTCTCCACTCTCCTCGACTCCACCAAAACCACTTCGCCGATGCTCCTCCGTTCTGGGCGGCGCCTGGTCGCCCAGGAAGAACCGGGGCGGACGGCCTCGccgaggaggagaagcagggcAAGGTCGGACCGGCACCGGCTCGCCGGCATCCCCGATGAGATCCTGCAGCAGGAGATCCTGCCCCGCCTCCCGGCCAAGTCCGTGCTCCGCTGCCGCGCCGTCTGCCGGTCCTGGCGCAGCCTCGCGTCCGACCCCGCCTTCCTCCTcgaccaccaccgccgccagccgGCGCTTCCCCTGATCAGGTCCTGCCGGATCTCCGACGTGTCCGGCCGCGGCCTTGAATCCCGCCTCAACGCCATCCACCTCCGGTCCGCGAAGCTCGGCCCCTCTTTCCAGTTCCCATTCGGTGGCTCTTTCGCCATCAGCGCCTCCTGCGACGGCCTTTTCGTCGTCTTCAACTACATCATCTGCAACCCGGCCACGCGTGAGTGGGCTACCCTCCGGCAGGACGGCAAGCCCATAGAAAATCTCATCGCCCTCTTCCGGCACCAACCTTCAGGGGAGTTCCGTGTGATGTACTGGAGAAACAACTCTATGGAGTTAATCTGTCGGCAGGAGTATTACATGCTCACGGTGGGAACCAACAATTCATGGCGCGTCGATTGTCCGTTAACAGAGGTTTTGGCCGAGGAACCATCCATCTTTGGCGCGCCCGTCCTTCTCAACGGCAGCCTGCACATACACTGGAGGAGACGGTCAGGTGTCCACTACCACAGGATACGGGTGTTTGACACAGTGGCAGAGACGTCGCGGCTAATGATTCCGCCTCCTGTGAACCCCTGCCATGTTATGCACTTGCTTGACCAGGGTGGCAAGCTTGCTGCGTCCACCAGCAACGATGGCATGACTGGGATGTCCATCTTTGTGCTGCAGGACCCCGAGCACGATGTCTGGTCGTTCCAGTACCGGATCAAACTGCCCGTGATGGAAATCAGGCGCTTCCAGGAGCAAGGTGATTGGTGGGCGAAGGTTGTCTCCGAGGAGGGGGACGTGCTTGTCAGCTGCTGCGGCCATCTCCTACAATGTGACAAGAAGGGTAATTTGGTAGCTAAGTTCAAGTATGATGATGACATGCCGATGGTCATTCCTCACAAGTTCAAAGAGAGTCTTATCCAGCATACATTTTTCCAAAAGACAAAGAACAAGAATTGATTTGTACCCACTCCTGGATATCTGATTTCGCGCCATGTTAAATCTAAGTAAGTTTTTATGCTACTTCTAAACTATAACTAGCACAGTGTCCATGCAATTGTGCGGGAAACGCCTTTAATCATCTTTATTATATTATTTATGCATTATCATGTTATTTATAAGAACAGAAGCTCAGAAATGAATATGCATGCTACTCATATTTTCTATTTGATTACTAGATCGGTATGTAGAATTAAAGCTGACATTAAAAGCTACCTGATGTAGTTGGGAAGACTCTTTTATGTGGTATAATTACACAAAATTAGTCTTTGGATCATTACGTGGTTGGTCATTTGCACATGATATTGATATATTAATATGCATAACTAATAGAGCCCAGAATTTTCTGAATATGTTATAGAGCGGGGCTGCATGGTCATCTGTATTGGACCTACATTTTTTTTGCGTGTGTATGATATCAGATCACTACACTGGAATAAAGTTCAGAATAGGAGCCGGCCGATTGTTTATACGGGCTATATATATTTGATCAGTACACGTAAGATGGCACTACCGGGTCATTTGTTGGTTTGCGTATTATGCGATTCATCATCGTACGTGTGATACTATGTATCAATATACGGAGTTAAGGTACATATCATGGGTTGTTGGACTTAAACCTCAATTATGTATTGAATGAGTATAAGGTTATAAATATTACTAGTATCAGCCAATAATATTTAATTTAAGTCCAAAAGATTGATTATCTGGTCATGTTAACTACAGTTGGCAATCTACCATTTGGGGTTCACCATAATAAGGACCTACCAGATCAGATGTCTAATGGTCTTTAGGGTGTAGTTATGGAATTTATCGGTCGTGACCTACTTTGGTATAGTTATGAAGATTTATAACTTTGGTATAGTTATGATGATTTATCGGTCGTGACCTACTTTGGTATAGTTATGATGGTCTAAAAGATTGATTATCTGATCATGTTAATTACAGTTATGGCAATCCACCATTTGGGGTTTATCATAATAAGGACCTACCAGATTAGATGTCTAAGGATCTTTAGGTGTAGTTACATAATTTATCGGTCATGACCTACTTTGGTAGTTATGAAGATTTATCACCTATGTTCAAGAGCAGTTGTTGATGATCCATTGGTTATGATATGTGTGGTTATAATTATGACAATTTATTGGTGTGATTTTAGGTAATCTATTAGGTACTATAATGATGACTATCGACTACCCTAACTTTGTAAAAACCCTAAGCACAATATACTTAATAATTAGTTTGCAGTATGTTTTCACTGAGTTATTATCTTTATTTGTTAGTAGCACACTTTGAACCTATGTCATTGTGCTGCTAACCAATAATATATTTTTGTGTGTATTTATAAAGGTCTATGGGTTTCCCTGAAAAAAATGGTCTTTCGGTTGTAAGCTTATAAATATTTATTATTATGATTTATCAATTGCCGTCTGTTCAGGATAATGGTGAGGTGGTCTGAACACGTCGACCAGATGGATCTTAATTATTACTAAGAATTATTTTTTTCATGCAAGAGCTTTCTGTGGTATCATTCACTCTTTTAGTGAGATTTATAGCTGTCATCTAATTATAGAAGCAGCTAATAGTGGGCAGCCATTTATGTGGGACGAAACCTGCTGGACCATTACAACAATAAAGTCGATTTATTGCAACTTTCTTGCTTAGCAATATTGAAATATCAAAACTTTGAAATTGACTTTGGACTTATAGAAAATGGATAGTCTGTTCATTTTGTATCTTCTGATTTTGATCGTACCGCTGAGGTCTACTTATCCCCATATTCACTGATTCATGTCAGCCAGAAAATTGATACATTCAGTTTATGTTGTTGCGAACTCATATGATTTTTTTATGGAAGACACGCATTTTTTTGTGATTACAGACACATTTACATTTTATTCATATAAATAAATGATTACATCTTTTGTGTTTTGCACATTCAGAATTTCTGTCAGTTGCTTTGCCGTTCATGATGTATGAAGCTAACATTAGGTTTGAAGCTTTCACTTGTCAGCTGCTGTGGCCATCTCCTACAATGTGACAAGAAGGGTAATTTGGTAGCTAAGTTCAAGTATGATGATGACATGCCGATGGTCATTCCTCACAAGTTCAAAGAGAGTCTTCTCCAGCATACATTTTTCCAAAAG is a window encoding:
- the LOC123043319 gene encoding putative F-box protein At1g47790, producing the protein MLLRSGRRLVAQEEPGRTASPRRRSRARSDRHRLAGIPDEILQQEILPRLPAKSVLRCRAVCRSWRSLASDPAFLLDHHRRQPALPLIRSCRISDVSGRGLESRLNAIHLRSAKLGPSFQFPFGGSFAISASCDGLFVVFNYIICNPATREWATLRQDGKPIENLIALFRHQPSGEFRVMYWRNNSMELICRQEYYMLTVGTNNSWRVDCPLTEVLAEEPSIFGAPVLLNGSLHIHWRRRSGVHYHRIRVFDTVAETSRLMIPPPVNPCHVMHLLDQGGKLAASTSNDGMTGMSIFVLQDPEHDVWSFQYRIKLPVMEIRRFQEQGDWWAKVVSEEGDVLVSCCGHLLQCDKKGNLVAKFKYDDDMPMVIPHKFKESLIQHTFFQKTKNKN